The DNA window GTCTACCTCCAAGCCGCCGAGTAACGCGGCTGAGCACCCAACGCCCTCGAGAGCGGTGACCCTGTCACCGCTTTTTTCATGCCTTGATGGCCGAGACGAACAGGACGAGCGGCACGTGCCGATACCAGCGGTCCAGCCAATCGTGCTTGCGCGCCAGCTCCTCTCCCGGCCGCGGCTCCTCGACCCTCACGATGCGAAAGCCCGCGTCAATGACGGCATTGACGTAGTCGGACAGGGTTCGCGGAAACCGCGGTACCGTAAAAGGCTCCCGCCCGGCCTGCCCTTCACTCCCGTCCCGCCGGCTGAACCGCCAGTGCTCGACGAAGGGCATTCTCTCGAAATAGTGCCCGACACGAAGCCCGAGAGGAGCCCCGGTCTCGTCGGTCAGCCATTTGATCGCGGGCGTAATGAAGCAGGGATGCAGAACGCTGAAGCACAGGGTCCCGCCCGGCTTCAGCACGCGGAACGCGGCGCGCAAGGCGGCTCCAAGATCCGGCCCGTCCATGAGCGCCATGGTGGACAAGGCACAGTCGAAGTCTCCATCCCCGAATGGAGCGAGTTCGCCGAAGGATCCGATCTCGTAGGAAATCCCGAGAGGCTCCTGGGCCTCCTGCTGCCGGGCCCGTTCGATCATCGCGGTGGAGAGATCGATCCCGGTCATCATCCCGCCGAGCCGCGCGAAGCGGCGCGTGTTGGAGCCCTCGCCACAGCCCAGGTCGATCACCCGCCTCCCCGCGATTGGAGGCATGAAGGCGAGGAAGGCAGGCAGCGTATAGAGCTCGCGGTACAGATCGAGCCCGTCCCGCACCTCCCGGGTCCAGAGATCGGCATTGCGGTTCCACGCTGCGGCAACGGCCGCTTCATCCAGGATCGTATCGGTCAAGGCAGGCTCCTGAAGCTTCGATTCCCGCATTACACGTGCAGCGACGGTTCTCGGCAACCGAGCTCCGGTCGCTTCGAACGGTGCCCTGCGCCGGTCCCGTTCTCGGCACCCTCTTGTGTTTCACGTGGAACAAATATAGAACAATCGGTGATGCCTCCCGTCAGGCAGGAGTGTGCAACCGACCTGAAAACGTGAGGCATTTCCGATGCCCCAGCCGTTCAGGAGAGATGAAGTGGAGAGGCCATCATGGCTGGAAGCGTGAACAAGGTGATTTTGGTAGGGAATCTGGGGCGGGACCCTGAGGTTCGGCGTCTGTCGAACGGGGAGCCTGTGGTGAACCTTCGGATCGCCACGTCGGAGACCTGGAAGGACAAGGGCACGGGCGAGCGCAAGGAGAAGACCGAGTGGCACTCGGTGGTGATCTTCAACGAGAACTTGGCCCGGGTGGCGGAGCAGTACCTGAAGAAGGGCTCGAAGGTGTATCTTGAGGGTCAGCTGCAGACGCGCAAGTGGACCGACCAGAGCGGCCAGGAGAAGTACACCACCGAGGTGGTGCTGCAGCGCTTCCGGGGCGAGCTGACGATCCTGGACAGCCGCGGCGGCGGCGGGGCGTCGGAGTTCGGCGACGACGAGCCGGGCCAGATCAGCCGCGGCGGCGACTTCGGACGATCATCCCCCATGGAGCGCAGGCCCGAGCCGGCCGGCGGCTCCCGGCACAGCGACTTCGACGACGACATTCCGTTCTAGGGCTTCGCCGTTCTAAAGAACACTGCCCACCAAACGTTCGAAATCCGGGCTCCAGCCCGGATTTTTCGTGCCGGCCTCCGCTTGGCCCCACCTCAGGCGTCGATTGAGGTCTTGCGGGTCTGATGCCGCGAGCGCTGAGCCCGCTCCACCTCCCGGAGCCTCCGCGCCCTCTCCTGCAGTTCGTCGCGGCTCGACCACCACCATCCCCGCGCGGAGCGGATCTCGGATGCCTCTTCGGCCTGCACGGGGCGTGTGCGGTAGATCTCCTGAAGGGTCGGCATCCGCCAGTGACCCCAAATGTAGTGGGACGGATCTCCCTGGAGATGAGCGTAAAGCCTGGCCGCGGCAGGATCGTCGATGGGATCGACGTCGATCGCCTCGAACACGACAACCCCCCAGCTGATCGTCGAGAGCGGGAAGCCCAAAGGGGGAGGATCGTCGACCGGCACCGGGTAGCGCCTGCGGCGGCGCTCCGCCTGCAGCGGAGCAGCCTCATCCGGGCCTTCTCGCCTCTTCTCCTCGCGGCGCCTCCGGCGGGCCTCAGGCTCGTTGCGCCGCGCCGCCTCCTCGATCTCGGGCCAGCGCAGCTTCAAATCCTCGTAGGAGCGGAACGGTACCCGCCAGACCCTGTCCTCGGAATCCCAGTGAGCCCACGGAATCGACCGCAGTGCTTCCACGATGGTGCGCGAATAGGGCGTGCGCACCATCAGATCGTCAGCGACGGTCAGATAGGGGCTCTCCAGAGGCTCGAAGACAAAGGCGTCCCGCCCCTTGGCGTCGGCATGCCGGTCCAGGGTCTCCAGCTCCTGCGCCGTCCAGGTGGTCAGCCGCTTCGCGGCCGTCGTTCCCGGCACGAACCAGTGCTCCTCCCCGGCCCGCCACCGCGCCCGAGGGAAATGCTCCCGAAACCGGCGGACGAGATCGCGGTCATAGGGAAACCGGGCATAGGCACCCGGGCGCTCCTCGTCATCAGAGGGCAGAATCTGGAAGGCGGAGGCGATCTCCATCGGCCGTCAGAACCGCTCGCGATTGGTGTCTCTGAGCACAACCGCCCGTCTTGATTTTGGATCCCGCCGCTAAGCGATACCGTCACGGGAAATGCCTGTCAGGCATCTCCCGCAGTGTTGGGCGAGCCATAGACATCGTGTCCGGTCGGCCCACGCAGGCCCCCGTATGTCCGATGGAGCCTTGGTGCAGGGCCGATGTCTGCGCCGCCCTGTCACGGGCTTTCCGATTGGCGACCCCATGCCGGTTGCTGAGACATCGTGCGTGACGGGCGTTGAGCTGCCCGATCTGGTTTGCATTGGGCGGGTGCAGGTCCGGTGTCGTGGTCCATCTTGGCGCCTCTGAATGAACGCGGATCTTGACCCGGTCGGGCAGGTCGCCTGACGCGCCAAAGGCGGCCTTTCAGGTCGCTCCTCGACGACGCTGTTCGATCCGGCCCTCCTTGCATGCAGCAGCGAGGGCTTTGTCATGCGTGAGCTTCGGCACATCTTTTTGCGGGCTCCAGACAAGCCGAAGCCCCCGTGTCATGTCTGACCGGGGGCTTTGCGGTGATGTGGTTGCGGGGACAGGATTTGAACCTGTGACCTTCAGGTTATGAGCCTGACGAGCTACCGGGCTGCTCCACCCCGCGCCATGGAGGGCCGGCCAAGCGGGGCTTGGCCGGCAAAAGAGGGCACTTGCAAGCGCCTTGCTTACAAATGCAAACGCGGCGCTGAGAAAGCGCCGCGCGAACATTGTCAGATCGTCAAAGAGGCGGTTGTCCTTGGCAGGCCCGGCAATGACCTACTCTCCCGGGTCTTGAGACACAGTACCATCGGCGCTGAGGAGTTTAACGGCCGAGTTCGAGATGGGATCGGGTTCTTTTCCCCTCGCTCAGATCACCGGACCGGCCAAGGACAACGGCAAGGGGGGCTTAGGCCCCCACCCGGAACTTCGCAGCTCCAAGGTCAAAAGTCTTTCTCATCTTGCACAACTGATCACGGACAGTGATCATGAGAGCAATCAAGCCAATCGAGCGATTAGTACCAGTCAGCTCAACGCGTCACCGCGCTTACACACCTGGCCTATCAACGTGGTCGTCTTCCACGGCTCTGATAGGGAGCACTCGTTTCAAGGTGGGTTTCCCGCTTAGATGCCTTCAGCGGTTATCCCGTCCGTACATAGCTATGCTGCACTGCGGCTGGCGCCACAACAGCTCCACCAGAGGTACGTCCATCCCGGTCCTCTCGTACTAGGGACAGATCCTCTCAATACTCCTACACCCACGGCAGATAGGGACCGAACTGTCTCACGACGTTCTGAACCCAGCTCACGTACCACTTTAATCGGCGAACAGCCGAACCCTTGGGACCTTCTCCAGCCCCAGGATGTGATGAGCCGACATCGAGGTGCCAAACCTCCCCGTCGATATGGACTCTTGGGGGAGATCAGCCTGTTATCCCCGGCGTACCTTTTATCCGTTGAGCGATGGCCCACCCACGCGGGACCACCGGATCACTATGGCCGTCTTTCGACTCTGCTCGACGTGTCAGTCTCGCAGTCAAGCGGGCTTATGCCATTGCACTCAGCGAGCGATTTCCGACCGCTCTGAGCCCACCTTCGCGCGCCTCCGTTACTCTTTGGGAGGCGACCGCCCCAGTCAAACTGCCTACCATGCGCTGTCCCGGACCCTGATCAAGGATCGCGGTTAGACATCCATGTCTACAAGGGTGGTATTTCAAGGATGGCTCCACCCTGGCTGGCGCCAAGGCTTCAATGCCTACCACCTATCCTACACATGCCGACACGAATGCCAGCGCAAAGCTACAGTAAAGGTGCACGGGGTCTTTCCGTCTGACCGCAGGAACCCCGCATCTTCACGGGGAATTCAATTTCACTGAGTCTATGTTGGAGACAGCGGGGAAGTCGTTACGCCATTCGTGCAGGTCGGAACTTACCCGACAAGGAATTTCGCTACCTTAGGACCGTTATAGTTAC is part of the Microvirga terrae genome and encodes:
- a CDS encoding class I SAM-dependent methyltransferase, whose protein sequence is MTDTILDEAAVAAAWNRNADLWTREVRDGLDLYRELYTLPAFLAFMPPIAGRRVIDLGCGEGSNTRRFARLGGMMTGIDLSTAMIERARQQEAQEPLGISYEIGSFGELAPFGDGDFDCALSTMALMDGPDLGAALRAAFRVLKPGGTLCFSVLHPCFITPAIKWLTDETGAPLGLRVGHYFERMPFVEHWRFSRRDGSEGQAGREPFTVPRFPRTLSDYVNAVIDAGFRIVRVEEPRPGEELARKHDWLDRWYRHVPLVLFVSAIKA
- a CDS encoding single-stranded DNA-binding protein, which translates into the protein MAGSVNKVILVGNLGRDPEVRRLSNGEPVVNLRIATSETWKDKGTGERKEKTEWHSVVIFNENLARVAEQYLKKGSKVYLEGQLQTRKWTDQSGQEKYTTEVVLQRFRGELTILDSRGGGGASEFGDDEPGQISRGGDFGRSSPMERRPEPAGGSRHSDFDDDIPF